Proteins encoded in a region of the Streptomyces violaceoruber genome:
- a CDS encoding sensor histidine kinase, whose product MRGARNETFGSGRPSSEVRTVTSVDSTLTDNGTAATPRNTLPRLVRDPATLLNTATAVAAGLSVTDLRWTVPTAVTAFLAGRRPGRTAPTALALLAVLAAGVTALAVVPAWLPLAGRFVAVVVAAMMLPWFAGRFWCQYRQLVRAGWERAGQLQREQQLIADQARLRERTRIAQDMHDVLGHDLSLIALSAGAPKLAPDLAEHHQRAAADIRARAAGAVERLGEVIGVLREETGATPVEPDDPGLTRLTSEASEAGLPVELRVDGETDDLPPVVARAAHRVVQEALTNVAKHAPGARTTVHVTHTATRTEVVVENGPPPSADRVRTRPGIGGLGLIGLGERVRLTGGSFRHGPRDGGYAVVARIPHHPSPPAHHPSPPPPSPLALPASRDDALPQEHRRARRRAGRTLVAAAMVPLVTAALLSGVLMVWETRSAAQSVLDPRDYARLHVGQDRSEVRRFLPERQTDYRPPTDEPMGEGTTCEYYAMTADRFDDRSGDAYRLCFREDTLVSLGTVAP is encoded by the coding sequence GTGCGGGGCGCACGGAATGAGACTTTCGGCAGTGGCCGGCCGTCGTCCGAGGTCCGTACCGTCACCTCCGTGGACAGCACACTGACCGACAACGGGACGGCAGCAACGCCCCGGAACACGCTCCCGCGGCTGGTACGTGATCCAGCGACCCTCCTCAACACGGCCACCGCGGTGGCCGCCGGCCTGAGCGTGACCGACCTGCGGTGGACGGTTCCGACCGCCGTCACCGCGTTCCTCGCGGGACGCCGGCCCGGGCGGACGGCCCCGACGGCGCTCGCCCTGCTCGCGGTTCTCGCGGCCGGTGTGACCGCCCTGGCCGTCGTTCCCGCCTGGCTCCCGCTGGCCGGCCGGTTCGTGGCCGTGGTGGTCGCCGCCATGATGCTGCCCTGGTTCGCGGGCCGGTTCTGGTGCCAGTACCGCCAGCTCGTCCGGGCCGGGTGGGAGCGCGCCGGTCAACTGCAACGCGAGCAGCAACTGATCGCCGACCAGGCGAGGTTGCGGGAGCGGACGCGCATCGCGCAGGACATGCACGACGTGCTGGGACACGACCTCAGCCTGATCGCCCTGTCGGCCGGCGCGCCCAAACTCGCGCCGGACCTCGCGGAACACCACCAGAGGGCGGCGGCCGACATCCGGGCCAGGGCGGCGGGCGCGGTGGAGCGCCTCGGCGAGGTGATCGGTGTCCTGCGGGAGGAGACCGGCGCGACCCCGGTCGAGCCGGACGACCCCGGCCTCACCCGGCTGACCTCCGAAGCGTCCGAGGCCGGCCTCCCCGTGGAGCTGCGCGTCGACGGCGAGACGGACGATCTGCCGCCCGTGGTGGCGCGGGCGGCGCACCGGGTGGTGCAGGAGGCCCTCACCAACGTGGCCAAACACGCGCCGGGCGCGAGGACCACCGTTCATGTGACGCACACGGCAACCCGGACGGAGGTCGTCGTGGAGAACGGCCCACCGCCGTCCGCCGACCGGGTACGGACCCGGCCCGGCATCGGAGGGCTCGGCCTGATCGGCCTCGGGGAACGGGTGCGGCTGACCGGCGGCTCGTTCCGGCACGGGCCGCGCGACGGAGGCTACGCGGTCGTCGCCCGCATTCCGCACCACCCCTCGCCGCCCGCGCACCACCCCTCGCCGCCCCCGCCCTCGCCGCTCGCGCTCCCGGCCTCCCGCGACGACGCGCTGCCGCAGGAACACCGCCGCGCCCGGCGCAGGGCCGGCCGGACCCTGGTCGCCGCGGCCATGGTGCCCCTGGTGACGGCGGCGCTGCTGAGCGGGGTGCTCATGGTCTGGGAGACCCGGTCGGCGGCACAGTCGGTCCTGGACCCGCGTGACTACGCCCGCCTGCACGTGGGGCAGGATCGTTCCGAGGTACGGCGCTTCCTGCCGGAACGGCAGACCGACTACCGGCCGCCGACCGACGAGCCGATGGGAGAGGGCACGACGTGCGAGTACTACGCGATGACGGCCGACCGCTTCGACGACCGGTCCGGCGACGCCTACCGGCTCTGCTTCCGGGAGGACACCCTGGTGTCCCTGGGTACGGTCGCCCCGTGA
- a CDS encoding phosphotransferase family protein, translating into MDEVEVVVAHSERATLRVGDVFLKVDADQARIDAEIETMSRVPVPTPQVLWHQPPVLAITALPGTTLGRLGGPSTGSPAGWAAAGAAIRKLHDAPLPPWRGRAGRSVAALAAELDDECASLVTNGVLPADLVTRNRRVAEAALRPWTAAFTHGDLQIAHVFVDGDEVTGIIDWSEAGQGDPLYDLATFTLGHEEHLDDVIAGYGADIDIDVIHAWWSLRSLLAVRWLSEHGFDPFAPGCEVDVLRSLM; encoded by the coding sequence ATGGATGAGGTCGAAGTCGTCGTCGCCCATTCCGAGCGTGCGACCCTGCGCGTCGGTGACGTGTTCCTGAAGGTGGACGCGGACCAGGCGCGCATCGACGCCGAGATCGAGACGATGTCCCGCGTGCCGGTCCCGACCCCGCAGGTCCTGTGGCACCAGCCGCCCGTGCTCGCGATCACCGCACTGCCGGGGACGACGCTCGGTCGCCTCGGCGGGCCGTCGACCGGGTCGCCGGCGGGGTGGGCCGCGGCGGGCGCCGCCATCCGGAAGCTGCACGACGCGCCGTTGCCGCCCTGGCGGGGCCGGGCCGGCCGGAGCGTCGCCGCGCTGGCGGCGGAACTCGACGACGAGTGCGCGTCGCTCGTCACGAACGGCGTCCTGCCCGCCGACCTGGTCACCCGCAACCGCCGGGTCGCCGAGGCAGCGCTCCGGCCGTGGACTGCGGCGTTCACGCACGGCGACCTGCAGATCGCACACGTCTTCGTCGACGGCGACGAGGTCACGGGCATCATCGACTGGTCCGAGGCGGGCCAAGGAGACCCCCTGTACGACCTCGCGACATTCACCCTCGGACACGAGGAGCACCTCGACGACGTCATCGCCGGCTATGGCGCCGACATCGACATCGACGTGATCCACGCATGGTGGTCGTTGCGAAGCCTGCTGGCGGTTCGCTGGCTGAGCGAGCACGGCTTCGACCCCTTCGCGCCGGGCTGCGAGGTCGACGTGCTGAGATCCCTGATGTGA
- a CDS encoding MarR family winged helix-turn-helix transcriptional regulator has translation MDEDALAEELRRSIGELVRAVRAVDTMPPGEAAILGFLDRDGPLTTADLARLRGVTHQSAAKSVKDLSAAGLVRGEPHPGDGRKLLLRLTDAGRSRLRRERTRRAGALGTAIRETFDPDERRRLSESVALLSRLTAHLTGRR, from the coding sequence ATGGACGAAGACGCGCTGGCCGAGGAGCTGCGACGGTCGATCGGTGAGCTGGTCCGGGCAGTAAGAGCCGTGGACACCATGCCCCCCGGCGAAGCCGCCATCCTCGGATTCCTCGACCGCGACGGCCCCCTGACCACGGCCGACCTCGCCCGACTGCGCGGCGTCACACACCAGTCGGCCGCCAAGTCGGTCAAGGACCTCTCCGCCGCCGGCCTGGTCCGCGGGGAGCCGCACCCCGGCGACGGCCGCAAGCTCCTGCTGCGCCTCACCGACGCCGGCCGCTCCCGTCTCCGGCGCGAGCGCACCCGTCGCGCGGGCGCCCTCGGCACCGCCATCCGCGAGACCTTCGACCCCGACGAGAGACGGCGGCTGAGCGAGTCGGTCGCCCTGCTGTCCCGCCTGACGGCCCACCTCACCGGACGCCGGTAG
- a CDS encoding MBL fold metallo-hydrolase produces MAVVELTKFGHACVRLEKDGRRLVVDPGGLTGPEALDGADAVLVTHEHFDHFSEELLRRAAAARPGLRIWTNSSVAKRLDGLGAQVSTTGEGDAFSVAGFDLTVHGTWHAVIHPDVPRMPNIGFLVDESLFHPGDALTVPDAPVGTLLLPVHAPWSTVGDLIDYVREVAPRDAYAVHDGALNDVGTAMVEGFLGERGPGVPARYRRLAPGASVRIG; encoded by the coding sequence ATGGCGGTCGTGGAACTCACCAAGTTCGGTCATGCGTGTGTGCGGCTCGAGAAGGACGGGCGCCGCCTGGTCGTCGACCCGGGCGGTCTGACCGGCCCCGAGGCGTTGGACGGCGCTGACGCGGTGCTCGTGACGCACGAGCACTTCGACCACTTCTCGGAGGAGTTGCTGCGCCGGGCGGCCGCGGCGCGTCCGGGTCTGCGCATCTGGACCAACTCCTCCGTCGCCAAGCGGCTGGACGGTCTCGGCGCGCAGGTCTCCACCACCGGGGAGGGGGACGCCTTCAGCGTCGCGGGCTTCGACCTCACGGTGCACGGAACCTGGCACGCGGTCATCCACCCGGATGTCCCGCGCATGCCCAACATCGGGTTCCTGGTGGACGAGTCCCTGTTCCACCCCGGCGACGCCCTGACCGTCCCGGACGCTCCGGTCGGCACGCTGCTGCTGCCCGTGCACGCTCCCTGGTCCACGGTCGGCGATCTGATCGACTACGTGCGCGAGGTCGCTCCCCGCGATGCCTACGCCGTCCATGACGGCGCCCTGAACGACGTCGGCACCGCGATGGTCGAGGGCTTCCTCGGGGAGCGGGGCCCCGGGGTCCCGGCTCGCTACCGTCGGCTGGCACCGGGCGCGAGTGTCCGGATCGGGTGA
- a CDS encoding Atu4866 domain-containing protein: MTANARDRSNRENADVVGTWVTADGHIRQELLPDGRYDEARGDRRSAYTGRYTVTGDHLDYVDDTGFTATGDLRDGVLHHEHLVLYREEKPSAS, from the coding sequence ATGACAGCGAACGCGCGGGACCGGAGCAACCGTGAGAACGCCGACGTGGTCGGCACGTGGGTGACCGCGGACGGCCACATCCGTCAGGAGCTGCTGCCGGACGGGCGCTACGACGAGGCCCGGGGGGATCGGCGCAGCGCGTACACGGGCCGCTACACGGTGACCGGCGACCACCTCGACTACGTCGACGACACCGGCTTCACCGCCACCGGAGACCTGCGGGACGGCGTGCTCCACCACGAGCACCTCGTGCTGTACCGCGAGGAGAAGCCCTCGGCGTCATAG
- a CDS encoding helix-turn-helix transcriptional regulator: MDDNHLGEFLRARRAGLRPQDVNMASHGLRRVAGLRREEVAVLAGVNADYYTRLEQGRERHPSPQVLDALGRALRLDPEARAHLHRLAGVSPAGRDSLHATERVGPALRQLMDGYAHTPAFVMSRTLDVLAANALADALYAPFTPADNLARMIFLDPAGREFYQEWDRAAQAVVADLRQAHGFDPEHPRLRRLVDTLTEHSAVFRRLWAEHSVRGKTQDAKRLLHPDVGTLSLTYQSFDVRDAPGQQLVIYHAEPGSPSAHALGLLGSLHAGERRQGASDSAGN, translated from the coding sequence ATGGACGACAACCACCTCGGGGAGTTCCTGCGCGCGCGCCGCGCCGGTCTGCGGCCGCAGGACGTCAACATGGCGAGCCACGGCCTGCGCAGGGTGGCCGGACTGCGCCGCGAGGAGGTCGCCGTCCTGGCCGGGGTCAACGCCGACTACTACACCCGGCTGGAACAGGGCCGCGAGCGTCACCCGTCTCCGCAGGTACTCGACGCGCTCGGCCGCGCGCTCCGCCTGGACCCGGAGGCCCGCGCCCACCTGCACCGCCTGGCCGGGGTGTCACCGGCCGGCCGGGACTCGCTGCACGCGACCGAACGGGTCGGCCCCGCACTGCGTCAGCTGATGGACGGCTACGCCCACACCCCCGCCTTCGTCATGAGCCGCACCCTCGACGTCCTGGCCGCCAACGCCCTGGCCGACGCGCTCTACGCCCCCTTCACGCCCGCGGACAACCTGGCCCGCATGATCTTCCTCGACCCGGCGGGCAGGGAGTTCTACCAGGAGTGGGACCGAGCCGCCCAGGCCGTCGTCGCCGACCTGCGCCAGGCGCACGGCTTTGATCCGGAGCACCCGCGCCTGAGGCGCCTGGTGGACACGCTCACCGAGCACAGCGCCGTGTTCCGGCGCCTGTGGGCGGAGCACTCCGTGCGCGGCAAGACCCAGGACGCCAAGCGGCTCCTCCACCCGGACGTCGGCACCCTCTCGCTGACGTACCAGTCCTTCGACGTCCGCGACGCTCCGGGGCAGCAGCTCGTCATCTACCACGCCGAGCCGGGCAGCCCGTCGGCCCACGCCCTGGGCCTACTCGGCTCGCTGCACGCCGGTGAGCGGCGGCAGGGCGCGTCCGACTCGGCCGGGAATTGA
- a CDS encoding FAD-dependent oxidoreductase, which yields MFVTLEVSDRAPLEATMSTPHHPVAIIGGGLGGLTAARVLHVNGIESAVFDLESGPEARTQGGMLDIHEENGQEAIRAAGLHDEFREIIHEGGQAMRLVGPDGTVRVATEDQGDGGRPEVDRGDLRGLLLNSLPDGTVHWRHKATGARALDDGRHEVTFADGSALTTDLLIGADGAWSRIRPLLSDAEPAYTGISFVESDLHEADTRHPRSAALVGGGFFISLGDRRGFLAHRETDGSLHVYTALRADAGWIDTVDFTDHAAAKAAVLAHFDGWDEGLRGLVAHAETITPRRIHALPVGHRWKRTPGVTLLGDAAHLMSPFAGEGANLAMYDGAELALALAAHPGDTEAALTQYEEGLFPRSEASAVESAGSLDTMFGTDGLEQMIGFFGAGRAEA from the coding sequence ATGTTCGTTACGCTGGAGGTGTCCGACCGCGCACCCCTGGAGGCCACCATGAGCACCCCTCACCACCCCGTCGCGATCATCGGCGGCGGCCTGGGCGGCCTCACCGCCGCCCGGGTCCTGCACGTCAACGGAATCGAGTCGGCGGTCTTCGACCTGGAGTCGGGCCCCGAGGCCCGCACGCAGGGCGGCATGCTCGACATCCACGAGGAGAACGGCCAGGAGGCGATCCGCGCCGCCGGCCTCCACGACGAGTTCCGCGAGATCATCCACGAGGGCGGTCAGGCGATGCGCCTGGTCGGCCCCGACGGCACGGTCCGTGTCGCCACCGAGGACCAGGGCGACGGCGGCCGCCCCGAGGTCGACCGGGGCGACCTGCGCGGCCTGCTGCTGAACTCCCTCCCCGACGGCACGGTCCACTGGCGGCACAAGGCCACCGGAGCCCGAGCACTGGACGACGGCCGGCACGAGGTCACTTTCGCCGACGGCTCGGCCCTCACCACCGACCTCCTCATCGGTGCCGACGGCGCCTGGTCCCGCATCCGGCCGCTGCTCTCGGACGCCGAGCCCGCCTACACCGGCATCTCCTTCGTGGAGAGCGACCTGCACGAGGCCGACACCCGCCACCCGCGCAGCGCGGCCCTCGTCGGCGGTGGCTTCTTCATCAGCCTCGGCGACCGGCGCGGCTTCCTCGCCCACCGCGAGACCGACGGCAGCCTGCACGTCTACACCGCGCTCAGGGCGGACGCGGGCTGGATCGACACCGTCGACTTCACCGACCACGCCGCCGCCAAAGCCGCGGTCCTCGCCCACTTCGACGGCTGGGACGAGGGCCTGCGCGGCCTCGTCGCCCACGCGGAGACCATTACTCCGCGCCGCATCCACGCCCTGCCCGTCGGACACCGCTGGAAGCGGACCCCCGGCGTCACCCTGCTCGGTGACGCGGCCCACCTGATGTCCCCCTTCGCCGGTGAGGGCGCCAACCTCGCCATGTACGACGGCGCCGAACTCGCCCTCGCCCTCGCCGCTCACCCCGGCGACACCGAGGCCGCGCTCACCCAGTACGAGGAAGGCCTCTTTCCCCGCAGTGAGGCGTCCGCCGTCGAGTCCGCCGGAAGCCTGGACACCATGTTCGGCACGGACGGCCTGGAGCAGATGATCGGGTTCTTCGGCGCCGGCCGCGCAGAGGCGTGA
- a CDS encoding TetR/AcrR family transcriptional regulator produces the protein MAARRAPISRRDRPAKPALSRRWIVDTAVALMRAEGLEKVTMRRLAQELDTGPASLYVYVANTAELHAAVLDALLGEVDLTGAGAEEDWREQLRAVLTSYTLVLFAHPQLARSALVARPSGENYLRLVERVLELLARSGAPGAQVAWGVDKLLQDATATAAEQATQEHDPASHEDWSATVRALRDADEATHPAIASHMPLLIAGSAHDRLRWSFDVLVNGITRTPVPGPARGAAG, from the coding sequence ATGGCAGCGAGAAGAGCCCCGATCAGCCGCCGGGACCGTCCGGCGAAGCCCGCACTGTCCCGGCGGTGGATCGTCGACACCGCGGTGGCGCTCATGCGTGCGGAGGGGCTGGAGAAGGTCACCATGCGCCGTCTGGCGCAGGAGCTGGACACCGGCCCCGCCTCCCTCTACGTGTACGTGGCGAACACCGCCGAACTGCACGCGGCCGTGCTGGACGCGCTGCTGGGCGAGGTCGACCTCACCGGTGCGGGCGCCGAGGAGGACTGGCGCGAGCAGCTCCGGGCCGTACTGACCTCGTACACCCTCGTCCTGTTCGCACACCCCCAGCTCGCCCGGTCGGCTCTGGTCGCCCGCCCCAGCGGAGAGAACTACCTGCGTCTCGTGGAACGGGTCCTCGAACTGCTCGCCCGCAGCGGAGCCCCTGGCGCGCAGGTCGCCTGGGGCGTGGACAAGCTCTTGCAGGACGCCACCGCCACCGCCGCCGAGCAGGCGACCCAGGAGCACGATCCGGCGTCCCACGAGGACTGGAGCGCCACCGTCCGGGCCCTGCGCGACGCGGACGAGGCCACCCATCCCGCGATCGCCTCCCACATGCCCCTGCTCATCGCAGGCTCCGCCCACGACCGCCTGCGCTGGTCGTTCGACGTCCTGGTCAACGGCATCACCCGCACGCCCGTCCCCGGCCCGGCGCGCGGCGCGGCCGGCTGA
- a CDS encoding CynX/NimT family MFS transporter, with protein sequence MSPQPASASRRYSASETPAADRARSARPVVSVGLVVAICLVAANLRTTLTGVGALLPEIERGSGLSSSWGGLLSTLPLLTFAATSPLVARASHRWGSARLLVASLGVLAVGTVVRSLPSVVFLFTGTVILSAAIAFGNVLLPALIRRSVPAHRIQGVSALYVTVMGLMAAVSSGVSAPLAHTVPGSWRTALAWGVAFTVAAFLAWLPRMRGDKPQASTGGTHSPVPWRSRLAWQVTFFMGLQSLAFYTAVAWLPSILIDRGTSSTTAGWMLFYYQVVSLASSSLLPLLTRGRHDQRWTAAGASVLVAGGFTVLVAAPALTVLACTLLGLGGGACLVLALTFQSQRAGSSGEAAALAGMAQSIGYLVAAAGPLLLGILHDTTHSWTLPLSVLAVLGIATAVAGHGAGQDRHLRQDAR encoded by the coding sequence ATGAGTCCGCAGCCGGCTTCGGCCTCCCGCCGGTACTCCGCCTCCGAAACACCGGCCGCCGACCGCGCCCGGTCCGCCCGGCCCGTCGTGTCGGTCGGGCTCGTCGTCGCGATCTGCCTCGTGGCGGCGAATCTGCGCACCACTCTCACCGGTGTCGGCGCACTGCTGCCCGAGATCGAGCGCGGCAGCGGTCTGTCATCGAGCTGGGGCGGGCTGCTGAGTACGCTCCCGCTGCTGACGTTCGCCGCGACGTCGCCGCTGGTCGCCCGGGCTTCCCACCGGTGGGGCAGCGCTCGCCTGCTGGTGGCGTCGCTCGGTGTGCTGGCCGTCGGAACGGTGGTCCGCTCCCTTCCCTCCGTCGTCTTCCTGTTCACCGGAACGGTGATCCTGTCCGCCGCCATAGCCTTCGGCAACGTGCTGCTGCCCGCCCTGATCAGAAGAAGCGTGCCCGCGCACCGCATCCAGGGTGTCAGCGCCCTCTACGTGACCGTCATGGGCCTCATGGCCGCGGTCTCCTCGGGGGTGTCCGCGCCGCTGGCCCACACCGTGCCGGGTTCCTGGCGCACGGCGCTCGCCTGGGGTGTCGCCTTCACGGTCGCCGCGTTCCTCGCCTGGCTGCCCCGGATGCGAGGTGACAAGCCCCAGGCGTCCACCGGCGGGACGCACAGCCCGGTGCCCTGGCGGTCGCGGCTCGCCTGGCAGGTCACCTTCTTCATGGGCCTGCAGTCCCTGGCCTTCTACACCGCCGTCGCGTGGCTGCCGAGCATCCTGATCGACCGCGGGACGAGCAGCACCACGGCCGGATGGATGCTGTTCTACTACCAGGTGGTGTCCTTGGCTTCCAGCAGCCTCCTGCCCCTGCTCACCCGCGGCCGGCACGATCAGCGATGGACCGCGGCCGGGGCCTCGGTCCTGGTGGCGGGCGGCTTCACCGTGCTGGTCGCCGCTCCCGCGCTGACCGTCCTGGCGTGCACCCTGCTCGGACTCGGCGGCGGCGCCTGCCTCGTCCTCGCGCTGACCTTCCAGAGCCAGCGCGCCGGCAGCTCCGGCGAAGCCGCCGCGCTGGCGGGCATGGCACAGTCCATCGGCTACCTCGTGGCGGCGGCCGGCCCCCTCCTGCTGGGCATCCTGCACGACACCACGCACAGCTGGACACTTCCGCTCAGCGTCCTGGCCGTCCTCGGGATCGCCACGGCAGTCGCCGGACACGGGGCGGGACAGGACCGGCACCTGCGTCAGGACGCCCGCTGA
- a CDS encoding FadR/GntR family transcriptional regulator encodes MKRISAPRRTASLSAQLVDSLRSHIESGGWPVGTRIPPEHALIEELGVGRSTLREAIGALVHLGLLEPRAGDGTYVCSSSELQSVMVRRASSAQRDKVLELRTVLEEYASGAAALRRSESQLQQLRELLADADAACAGEDPAAATGVDALFHRAVVRASGNDLLVEVYDHLGTALTASLGGLPWDAGHAAEHARLHRRLVDAIEARDTGGARDAAAAIVRLTRDHETDASRTAGER; translated from the coding sequence ATGAAACGCATCAGCGCACCGCGACGGACGGCCAGCCTGTCCGCGCAACTGGTCGACAGCCTCCGCTCGCACATCGAGTCGGGGGGCTGGCCCGTGGGGACGCGGATCCCCCCGGAGCACGCCCTCATCGAGGAGCTCGGGGTCGGACGCAGCACCCTGCGGGAGGCGATCGGTGCACTGGTGCACCTGGGTCTGCTGGAGCCGCGAGCCGGCGACGGCACCTACGTCTGTTCGTCGAGCGAGCTGCAGTCCGTCATGGTGCGGCGGGCGAGTTCCGCGCAGCGGGACAAGGTGCTGGAACTGCGCACCGTTCTGGAGGAGTACGCCTCGGGAGCCGCGGCCCTGCGCCGGAGCGAGAGTCAGTTGCAGCAGCTGCGGGAACTGCTGGCCGACGCCGACGCGGCCTGCGCCGGTGAGGATCCGGCCGCGGCCACGGGCGTCGACGCGCTGTTCCACCGGGCCGTGGTCCGGGCCAGCGGGAACGACCTGCTGGTCGAGGTGTACGACCACCTCGGTACAGCCCTCACCGCGTCCCTCGGGGGCCTGCCCTGGGACGCCGGCCACGCCGCGGAGCACGCCCGCCTGCACCGGCGGCTGGTCGACGCGATCGAGGCCCGGGACACGGGCGGCGCCCGGGACGCGGCGGCGGCGATCGTCCGGCTCACCCGCGACCACGAGACCGACGCGTCACGCACCGCGGGGGAGCGATGA
- a CDS encoding geranyl diphosphate 2-C-methyltransferase, producing the protein MTTETTTATATATAKIPAPATPYQEDIARYWNNEARPVNLRLGDVDGLYHHHYGIGPVDRAALGDPEHSEYEKKVIAELHRLESAQAEFLMDHLGQAGPDDTLVDAGCGRGGSMVMAHRRFGSRVEGVTLSAAQADFGNRRARELRIDDHVRSRVCNMLDTPFDKGAVTASWNNESTMYVDLHDLFSEHSRFLKVGGRYVTITGCWNPRYGQPSKWVSQINAHFECNIHSRREYLRAMADNRLVPHTIVDLTPDTLPYWELRATSSLVTGIEKAFIESYRDGSFQYVLIAADRV; encoded by the coding sequence GTGACCACTGAGACCACCACCGCCACCGCCACCGCCACCGCGAAGATCCCGGCTCCGGCGACGCCGTACCAGGAGGACATCGCCCGCTACTGGAACAACGAGGCGCGGCCGGTCAACCTCCGCCTCGGTGACGTGGACGGGCTCTATCACCACCACTACGGCATCGGCCCCGTGGACCGTGCCGCGCTCGGCGACCCGGAGCACAGCGAGTACGAGAAGAAGGTCATCGCCGAGCTGCACCGGCTGGAGTCGGCGCAGGCGGAGTTCCTCATGGACCACCTCGGCCAGGCCGGTCCCGACGACACCCTCGTCGACGCCGGCTGCGGACGCGGCGGTTCCATGGTCATGGCCCACCGCCGGTTCGGCAGCCGGGTCGAGGGAGTGACCCTGTCCGCCGCCCAGGCCGACTTCGGCAACCGGCGCGCGCGGGAACTGCGCATCGACGACCACGTCCGCTCCCGCGTGTGCAACATGCTCGACACGCCCTTCGACAAGGGCGCCGTCACGGCCTCGTGGAACAACGAGTCGACCATGTACGTCGACCTCCACGACCTGTTCAGCGAGCACTCCCGCTTCCTGAAGGTCGGCGGCCGCTACGTGACGATCACCGGCTGCTGGAACCCCCGCTACGGCCAGCCGTCGAAGTGGGTCTCCCAGATCAACGCCCACTTCGAGTGCAACATCCACTCCCGGCGGGAGTACCTGCGCGCCATGGCCGACAACCGGCTCGTGCCGCACACCATCGTCGACCTGACCCCGGACACGCTGCCCTACTGGGAGCTGCGGGCCACGTCCTCGCTGGTCACCGGAATCGAGAAGGCGTTCATCGAGTCCTACCGTGACGGCTCCTTCCAGTACGTCCTGATCGCGGCCGACCGCGTGTGA